The sequence TAGAATATAGAGCTAAAGCCGCTTAGGTCATTTTTATTATTTCCACTGTCTACTTGACAGGGGGCAGTTCAAAAGGTAAACCAACCTTTTGTCTCAGCCTCTTTTATTATCGTTCGTTCAATCCCTATCATTGTATGCGAAGCTGGCCACTTCATTTGACACGAACCGATTTAAATGGATGATTGAGCGTCCGTTTCTCGAAGAATCGCGTTGATTTGCCCACCGATAATTAAGAGAGCTGCCGATAGATGGAACCACATCATCAACACGATCACCCCGCCAATACCACCATAGGTTGCCGTGAAATTTCCTAAATGATTGACGTAATAAGAAAAACCTAATGAACTCATTTGCCAACCTGTACTAGCAAACACCGCGCCAACAATAACTTCACGAAATGTTAATTTTTCGTTTGGACCGAGGATATATAAAAAGGTAAAAGCTACGGTTAAAATGATAAAGCTTAAAAACCAACGTAAATTATTCCAAAATTCAGCCGTTGTTTCTGGCAGTCCGAATGTTGTGGTGATCCATTGAATGATCAATTTCCCGAAAACAGGCAACAGCAAGGCAATTATAATAACAAAGATCATCGAAATCGTTAGTAAGATCGCTACGAACCTTGCTTGTAAAAATGGGCGACTTTCAGGCACATCATAGGCTCGGTTTAATGATCGAATCAGTGCTGAAATTGCATGTGATGCTGACCAAATCGTTAAAATAAATCCGAAAGAAAGCAAACCTGTTCTTCGTGAATCAAGGATCTCGGTAAGGTTTCGGCTAATCATCTCTACGGTAACATCAGGCACGTATTGATACAACATAGTAATGACGTCGTCAGATGAAATATGTAAAAAGCCAAGCAATGCAACGGCAAAGATGAGAAATGGAAAGATCGATAATAGAAAGTAATAGGCGCATTGAGCAGCCAAGTCTAACACATGGTCTTTAAAAAAACGTTGACTGAGCTGTTTAATAAATGAAATGATTATCACCCCTTTCAATCTTCAGGCTGATAGGCAAACAATGTCATTAGTGTATTGTTCACCCCTACCACTAGATTTCCTTTATTTTTCCCCTGATTTTAAAAAAATAAAACGACCACCAATCCCTGTATTATAACAAATGTCAGTATAATGGCCCATTCAATTCAAAACATCAGATGATAACTTTTTTGAAGCATATAAATAAAAAAAATGTTTTGTAACACATGAATAAATGTGTTGATTATTATATAACAGAACGTTATAATGAATGTAATTAAATATTCAAACAATTATTTACAAAGAAAGGATGGTCGTTATGTCAAACACAAACGAAAGAAACCCACAGCAATTCGAGGTAGTTGAAGAAGAAGAAACGATTTTAGACATGATTAATGACTATTATAGTCTTTGTAAATAACATAGTTGATATGTCCATGACTGGATGTACCTAGTTGTAACAGAACCATTACCTGAATCCATTTGCGTGTACGAGAACGAATTTGCCAAATCTCATTTGAACCCTTTCTCTTTTAAGAGAAAGGGTCTTTTTCAGCGCCTTTTATGTTATGTGCGAAGCCATTACACTTCCTAAATTGGCCTGCCTTTTACCTTCCGTACCAGTCTCATTAACTTGTTTTGTACCGATCCCGTTTTATGATGGAGGAGTAACTTTGACACTATTCAGCCCAGTATAGTGGAAATGTAGTCAAAATCGGTCACTTTTTGTCTGCCAAGGGATGAATTTGACGATAATTTACCCTCTATTCCGAATTGACTGAAAACAATAATTTCCTTTATGATAAAAGTATCAACATACTAATTGGTATGTTGGAGTTTCATCGAAGAACCATAACGGTTGGAAGCGTTGCGACTGTTACATAATTCAGCAAAATGTCGTTCGTGATGTTGTCAATTAACTAGAATAGGGGGCTTTCATACACATGGGATATCATGAAAAACCATGGCTATCATTATATGGTGAACACGTGTCAGAACATTCGCAAGTAAAAGAGATGTCTTTGGCGGATCTCTTAAAGTGGTCAGTCGAAACATATGGTGATCAACCTGCGCTCAGCTTTTATGAACAAAAATGGTCGTTTAAAGAGGTTAGTGAGACCGTGCAAACACTAACAAATGTCCTACATTCGATCGGATTTACAAAAGGTGATCGTTTGGCAATTATGTTACCGAATACTCCTCATTATGTGTTTACACTATTTGCGGTTGCACAAGCTGGAGGAGTGAATGTCCAAGTAAATCCGATGTATGTTGAACGAGAAGTAGAACATGTACTGAATGATTCAGGTGCAACGCATATGATTGTATTAGATCGTCTTTATCCATTAGTAAAAAAAGTACAAGCCCAAACGTCGCTTGAGAAGATCATTGTCGTACAATTAGAGGAGCAACAAGTTGACCTTGAAGAGGGTGACCTTTGGTTTGATGAGGTAAAAAGCATGGACGTCCCACAAGCACCGGATGTGTCATGCAAGCCAGACGAGGATATTGCTCTTCTTCAATATACCGGTGGGACTACAGGCGTTTCAAAAGGGGTCATGCTTACGCATAAAAATTTAATGGCAAATGCGGAACAAATTTATGATTTTATGTTTCGGCCTGTTGACGTTCCAGATGCGCCAAAAATTATGAGTATCCTCCCTATGTTTCATATTTATGGGCTAACATGTAATGTGTTTCTAGGCTTTCGGGCGGGGTGTAATCAAATCATTTTACCTCGGTTTGAGTTAGAAGAGGTTGTACAAACGGTAAAAAGAGAAAAGCCGTTCCAATTTTCTGCTGTCCCTACGATGTACATTGCATTAAACAGTCATCCTAACCTTGAAGAATATGGGTTTGATCAAGTCGACTACTATAACAGTGGTGGTGCTGCCATGCCTGTGGAACAATTGCACTTGTTTGAAAAAAGAACAGGGTGTAACCTTTGTGAAGGTTATGGGCTCTCAGAAGCTTCGCCAACGACCCATTTCAACCCACCATTTAGAAAACGTAGAGTAGGAAGTATTGGCATACCATTACCAAGTTTGGATGCTAAGGTGTTTCAAGAGACAGATCATGGTTTTGTAGAAGCACCAATCGGTGAGGTTGGTGAGCTAGCTGTCAAAGGACCACAAGTGATGAAAGGGTATTGGAAAAGGCCTGCCGAGACAGATAAAGTGCTTAAGGATGGTTGGCTTTTTACTGGAGATATGGCTCGCATGGATGAAGACGGCTATTTCTATATTGTTGATCGGAAGAAGGATATGATTATTGCAAGTGGATATAATGTCTATCCTAGAGAAATTGAGGAGGTCCTTTACCAACACCCTGCAGTGCAAGAGGTCATTGTGGTCGGTGTTCCAGATGCGTATCGAGGCGAGACCGTTAAAGCTTTTATTGCTTTAAAGGATCAAGAAATAGTAACTGAAGCTGAAATTATCTCATATTCTAGTAAATTTTTGGCCGCATACAAAGTGCCGAAATTTGTTGAGTTTCGTGAAGAGTTGCCAAAGTCTGCCGTCGGCAAATTGTTGCGAAGAAGTTTGCGTGATGAAGAATTAAAGCGAATTGAAAATTAAGACTAGTCACACCAAAAGTAAGAAGAGACGTTCTTAAACGATCTTCGTTTTGAACGTCTTTTCTTCTATCAATTTCATTTAAAGTGATTTGAGGAATGAGAGGACCGATTGATGCACTTGTTCTGGTGCTTCGCTACTATACATATGCCCCGCTCCCTCGATCGTTAGTAGTTCAGCCTGGTTTATTTCAGTTGCTAATCGTTTGCCGTTGTCGTAAGGAACTAGAGTATCCTCATTACCGTGGATAACCAGTGTCGGTACCTTGATATTAGAAAGGTGTTCATACGTATCATGGGCAAGACAGGCTTCCAATTGGCGCATATAGGCATAGGCAGGTGTTGGGGTTTCAATCTTCCTGTTGATATCAGCGGCAACTTCAGAGCGATGTTGTTCAAGGAATTCAGGTGAATATAGAATAGGTGCAGCCGCCCAGGCGATCTCCTCAGGTGTTCCATCCATATTCGCTCGTTGCATCATCTGCATGGAGACTTCCGGAGCGGGCTGAACATGAACAGAACCACCAGGCGTTGTACATCCTAAAATCAACGACCGCACGCGTTCGGGATAATCAATGGCTATGCGTTGGGCGATCATTCCCCCCATTGATATGCCGTAAATATGTGCAGCATTAACCCCAGCGTCATCTAGTACAGCTCGTGCGTCAGCTGCCATTTGTTTAATCGAATATGGTGATGACGGTTTGCTGCTTTGGCCTGTGCCTCTGTTATCAAAAGCGATGACTTGATAATGCTTTGAAAATTCAGGGATACTTCGATACCAGGACAATGAATTCAATGAAAGTCCCATGATTAATAACAATGGTTCGCCTTCACCGTAAATCTCATAATAGATGTCCTCTGACTGTGATTTTGCAATCGGCATGATCGTGAACCTCCTTAATCAATAGAAGTGAATATAGTCGTGACCTGAAACGTGGTTGTATACACTTCAACTATATACTTGTTCAAATGAAAAAAGAACATAGTACGAAAAATGTAAGAAAACAGATTCAAAAAATTTCTATTTTTGTCACAGAGCCACTATTATTGTCGATTTTAGAAAATTTAGCCAATTCACAATTGACCTTACAATTATTTTGGGATAAGATAATTTTGCATACAAAGTAGTTCAGGTTAGGTTGGTGTGCTGGAGGATCGGATGAGCAACGTCGAGCATGAAATTAATCGTTATAAACAACTAGAAAGCGACCTCAACGAAAAGGTCAAAGAAAGTATGAGTAATCCCTTTTTTATTCAATCGATGAGCGATCAATTCGACGTCCACCTCAACCTTGTCAGGACATGTAGACAATCTACGGAAGCAGTTCTCAAGCAGCTCGGATTGGCGACGAAGAAAGATATATGTGTGCTTACAAAAGCTTACATCAGACTAGAGGCTCGCGTTGATTTGCTTGATGACACGTTGTATACGGTCAATCAGACGATGAACGAAGTTGTCAAGAATTGTGAGAATTTAACGCAATCGATCCAATCAAGCTATGAACAATTAAAGTCGGTGTCATGTAAACGAGAAATGAACCAACGTCATGTACAGCAGTTGCAGCTAGAATTAAAACAATTGCAAAAGATAGACTGAAAGAGGGAAGGGAGTTTAGGTATGACAGATCACAATAATAAACAACAAAATGAACAAGATCAGACGTCTACAAAGGTAGAGAGTAACAGTATTGAAATGATTTGGGAGCAATGGATAGGTGAAGTTGATGCTTGGAATAATCGTGCCGAAAAGAGAGAAACAGCATTGCTAGACATGGCACAAGACGTTTCAGAACAGATGAAGCGTAATCGAGAAAATATGAAAGAGTTAGCTGAACAGTTTTTCAAAGAGCAGCGCGAATGGGAGCGACTCGCACGTGAAGAGCTACAAGCATCAACAACGATGATTCAATACTTTTTCCCATTCCAATCCTATGAGGAGATCAATCGATCGATTGCCAACTTCCAACAAAAAGCTGAGACTGCTATGAACCGACCAGCTCAGGTGACGCAAGGGATTGACAATGAAAAATTTTTAAACTTGATTGAAGACTATATTGCCTATAGAAGACAAAACCGGATTCAGTTTGTCAAGAATCTTAAAGAAGTGAGTAAGGTGATTCAAGAAAGCCAGCAAAGTGTTGTTTCAATGTTTGAAAAACAAGTGAAATCAATTTTCTTTCCATTTCAAAAATACCTAGAGCACTCAGGTAAATAAAGATACCACCTATTTTGATTCGATACATAAAACGAGGAGGAAAGTAGATGTCAAGCTATGATTCTTATGAACCGTTTGATCTGTTCAAAAAAGTAAGTCATCAGTGGGAAAAGCAAATGAATGATATGATCCATTTATGGACGAACAATAACGAGTTTGTTCGCTATTCACGGATGACCTCAGATTCACAAGCACGTTATTTAGATCTGTTTAAAAAGAATCAAGAAATGGTTTTAAATCAGTTAAACTTACCATCAAAACGGGACATATCTAATGTCTCGAAAATGATTGTTCAGACGGAAGAGAAGCTCGATACATTAGAAGAACAAGTTTGGAGTGTTTCTGACTCTGTCTCTGATACACAAACAGAAGTAGAAGAAGTAATCAAAGTTTCTAAAGAGGTCATCAAAGTAACGAAGCAAATAAAAACAGAGTTAACAAAAACAAAAAAACAATTAGCAGAAACAACAGCCATGCAAACAGAGATCCAAGAATTAAAGGCAGAGCTAGCTGAGATGAGGCAAGTGAATGAAGATGTTCAATCGATTAAGAAATTATTAACAGATACGAACAATTTGAATGAAGACACAGCAGTTAATGGCTTGGTTGGAACGAGCGCGTCGAGTTGAAATGAAATGGAGGAACGTTTGTGACGAAAACAGCATCAATAATTCCGACAATAGATATCGAAAAAGAGTGGAAACGCTGGAATCGTTTTTTTAACATTCTGAATGAACCTGAACCAAATGTAGGTCAAACCCCGAAACAGGCGATCTGGAAAAAGAATAAATCTACACTATGGTATTATCCAGCGACAGAAAAAAAGGTTGAAGAGCCACTTTTTATCGTCTATTCATTGTTTAATAAACCGTTTATCTTGGACTTAACGCCTGAAACGAGCATTATTAAGGGACTAGTTGATCGTGGCTATGATGTCTATCTTCTAGATTGGGGTGAGCCCTCGTTAGAGGATAAAGACCTCTCACTAGAAGATTATATCGTCGATTATTTGCAAAACGCGGTCAAACGTGCGTTACGGCATTCAGGCGCACAGGAAATCTCAATGATGGGATATTGCTTAGGGGGAACGATTGCGGCGATGTATGCAGCGATTGCCGATGAGCCGATTAAGAATTTAATGGTTGCGGCGGTACCGATTGATTTTAGTGTCACTGCTGGGCCGGACACTTGGATGCAAGCGTTGAAGGATGGGAGGTTAAGTACAGATCGATTGATCGATGTGTATGAGATGGTTCCGCCTCAACTTGTTGATGCAATGTTCCGATCAGTCAGTGCGCCGATCTACTTCAGCCCTTATGTGACCTTATTTCATCGTGCTTATGATGAACGTTTTGTTGACAAATGGCGACGGTTGAATAAATGGACACGAGAGCATGTGCCGTTTACGGGGGCTGCTTTTAGACAGCTAGCCAATGATTTAATGAAAGAAAATAAACTTGTTAACGGTGAGTTTGTTGTTCGTGGAAAAAAAGTAGATTTAGCAAACATAACGACGAACCTTCTCGTTGTTAGCTCCGCAAATGATCATCTTATCCCGGAAGAACAAAGTCTACCATTTATCGATCTCGTTTCGAGTGAGGACAAAACGTACAAGTTAGTGGATGCGGGTCACGTATCATTAGCGCTAACTGGAAAGTTTGCAGCTCTACTTGACGATTGGCTCTCAGAGCGATCGCAACCCCTTCAACTGGTATAAATGAAGAGAAAGTGAATAACCTTATAGTAGTCCCAGGCCGTGTTGGGCTCTGGGACTACGATTTAAGAGGAGATGGGTAGCTGTTGTTTGGTAATAAAGCGACGAACGGCTTCATTAAACTCTTTTGTTTTTTCTAGTTTCGCAATATGACCAGCGTCTTTGAAAATGATCAGCTCAGATTTTGGGATGAGCTTGTGCATATGAATCTGGACCCAAGCGGGAACGAGTGTATCGTATTGACACCCAATCACAAGTGTAGGGACATCGACTTCTTTTAATAACGATCGATTATCGACGGTTAGGCAGGCTTTCAAAGATTTTAAATAGCCTTCTGGGTTTGGGTTGTAAAAGGTAAAGAAGCGATCTACAACCTCTTTTTTCCATGAATAGAGACACGTTTTAGCGGCGAATTCTTTTTGCTGTTGTGCAGAAAAGTGCTTTGCCCGCTGTTTTTTGTAGGCATAAAACCACCTGCCAAAAAGCGTTGGAGCATAGTGGAAGGTGCTAACAAGAATCAGCGCTCGACAACGGTGAGGGGCTTGCCGGTATAATTCTTGAGCAACAACACCGCCCATCGAAAGCCCACAAATGGTAGCGCTTTCAATGTTGAGGTGATCAAGTAGTGCTAAAATGTCAGCCGCGAAATTCTCTATTGAAATCCCATCTAACGTTGTTGATCTCCCATGTCCGCGAAGCTCGGGGATGATCAGGTCAAATTGATCGGCTAAGCAATGCTGTTCTTGCCATCCCTCTTTGATTTCACCAAGTCCGTGAATCAACACAAGTGGTTCGCCTGATCCTAGGCGATCATAGTGCAGAGTGACTTGATCAACATTTGTTTCATACATCTTTAGCCCTCCTTTTTATGCTATTTTGCTTTTATATCCAAATCGACTTCCATCTAAACATCAATTAAGCGAGTGCTATTAAATATATATGCACCATTGACTTGATATGCCACATAGGTGTAAAATACACATATAGAAAAAATAATAATTTGAGGTGTTCGAGGTGGCAGCAGACAAGAAAAAGGACTCAATTAGCCCGCCAAAAAATTTTCTACTACCGTTTATCTTATTGTTATTGAGCAAAATGTCTCTTCATGGTTATGATTTAATTCAACGATTGACAACATTTGGTTTCCATTCATTAGACCAAGGAAATATTTACAGAATGTTACGGAAGATGGAGAAAGAGGAACTTGTTTGTTCAGAATGGGACACGACAGGACCAGGCCCTGCCAAACGATTGTATTCCATCACCGAAGCAGGGCACACGTATTTAACAAGCTATGCAAGCCAGCTAGAACAATATCAATCGATGCTGGACCAATTCTTTACGATGTACACAAGTATGCTTGAGCTCTACATACCTCCGCTTCGCAACAAGGAGGATAAGATAGAGGAATCTAATGAAGATCTGAGGAGGAATCACGATGGCACAGAAAAAGAAGAAGACCGATGACATTCAGGAAGTGACGTATGTAAGCGACTCATTTGTAACGGCGTTTTGGGACAATTATCAATCCGCCCTTGAGAGAGCGCGAAAGCAGATCGACAGTCAAGAAAAAGCCTATGTTCGCTCATTAAAAGAGACTGTGAAATTTTCTCAAGAATATCGTCAGACGTGGAGAGACCTGTATAAAAAGTCTATAGATACAAATCGTGATCGAGTCAAGCAACTCATGAACAATGTAACGACAACCAATGATGATCATCAGGAGTTGTTTTCATCCCGTGCAACGAACGTGACTGAGAAGGTCGAACAGATCACGGTCACACCGTTACGAGCGACGTTTGATTTTATTGACCGAGCCCAAGAGCAGCTTGCAGATAATAATGAAGAGTATGTACAGTTTTTAAGCGATCGACGCAAATCGTGGGAGCCTGTCACAGATGAAGTTGTCAGCCTCGCTAGACGTAATCATCAACAGTTCGCACGAAACGTAGAAGATCGTTTTCGCCCTCTCGCAACGATGAGTGAACAAAAAGCGTAAGTCCTTTGTTGGCATAGATAACCTAGAACACAGATAAAGAACTGCACCTTAATGGTACGAGCGAATCATTAATGGTGCAGTTTTTCTGTGTTCTCTCGTATGCCGTCATGTGTAGGTTTAAAGTGTAGGACACATGGGACGATGTTGCCTAATATACCTTTAGCATTGAAAGGATTTTTTGTTAACGTGCATTTATCATTATAATCAGTTAAATTCGCGCTTGTGATTAGATTGAGATAAATATTTTTAAAAATACTTTTGAATTCTCTATTTTATTTGCGATTGTTGTATGTTAAACTCTCTTTGGATTAGAAAATTCAAGAAAAAAGTCATTAATTTTGCAGCCAAGTATGGATGAAAAAATACAGTTGGAAGGGGGATTATATCATGTTTGGTGCACTAAAAAAGAAATTTGAGGAGAAGAGACAGAGTTTATCACAAGAAACGCAACAACGAATTCAGGAATTTGCTGAACGTCAACGAGAGGAAGCGTTAGCCATTGCAAAGAGGGAAGAGGAAGAAAGTAGGACGATTATTGCAGACGTGGATAAATATTTGTCTACCACTCACCTGTCTTTTTTATTAAAGCCTGAGATTTCTAAAGCGGTGCTAAATATGTTATATGCTCGTTCCGAAGGTAGAAAAAGTCCAATTCTTCAAATGACTAAAGAGATGCGAAAAGCTCATATGTTTTATCATAAGGAGTTAAGTATATTCATCCGTATCCTCGAGAAAAAGGGTGTTACGTTAAAAGGAAATGAAGAGCGTTTTTTT comes from Desertibacillus haloalkaliphilus and encodes:
- a CDS encoding YihY/virulence factor BrkB family protein, which produces MIIISFIKQLSQRFFKDHVLDLAAQCAYYFLLSIFPFLIFAVALLGFLHISSDDVITMLYQYVPDVTVEMISRNLTEILDSRRTGLLSFGFILTIWSASHAISALIRSLNRAYDVPESRPFLQARFVAILLTISMIFVIIIALLLPVFGKLIIQWITTTFGLPETTAEFWNNLRWFLSFIILTVAFTFLYILGPNEKLTFREVIVGAVFASTGWQMSSLGFSYYVNHLGNFTATYGGIGGVIVLMMWFHLSAALLIIGGQINAILRETDAQSSI
- a CDS encoding long-chain-fatty-acid--CoA ligase, which encodes MGYHEKPWLSLYGEHVSEHSQVKEMSLADLLKWSVETYGDQPALSFYEQKWSFKEVSETVQTLTNVLHSIGFTKGDRLAIMLPNTPHYVFTLFAVAQAGGVNVQVNPMYVEREVEHVLNDSGATHMIVLDRLYPLVKKVQAQTSLEKIIVVQLEEQQVDLEEGDLWFDEVKSMDVPQAPDVSCKPDEDIALLQYTGGTTGVSKGVMLTHKNLMANAEQIYDFMFRPVDVPDAPKIMSILPMFHIYGLTCNVFLGFRAGCNQIILPRFELEEVVQTVKREKPFQFSAVPTMYIALNSHPNLEEYGFDQVDYYNSGGAAMPVEQLHLFEKRTGCNLCEGYGLSEASPTTHFNPPFRKRRVGSIGIPLPSLDAKVFQETDHGFVEAPIGEVGELAVKGPQVMKGYWKRPAETDKVLKDGWLFTGDMARMDEDGYFYIVDRKKDMIIASGYNVYPREIEEVLYQHPAVQEVIVVGVPDAYRGETVKAFIALKDQEIVTEAEIISYSSKFLAAYKVPKFVEFREELPKSAVGKLLRRSLRDEELKRIEN
- a CDS encoding alpha/beta fold hydrolase, which gives rise to MPIAKSQSEDIYYEIYGEGEPLLLIMGLSLNSLSWYRSIPEFSKHYQVIAFDNRGTGQSSKPSSPYSIKQMAADARAVLDDAGVNAAHIYGISMGGMIAQRIAIDYPERVRSLILGCTTPGGSVHVQPAPEVSMQMMQRANMDGTPEEIAWAAAPILYSPEFLEQHRSEVAADINRKIETPTPAYAYMRQLEACLAHDTYEHLSNIKVPTLVIHGNEDTLVPYDNGKRLATEINQAELLTIEGAGHMYSSEAPEQVHQSVLSFLKSL
- a CDS encoding polyhydroxyalkanoate biosynthesis repressor PhaR — its product is MSSYDSYEPFDLFKKVSHQWEKQMNDMIHLWTNNNEFVRYSRMTSDSQARYLDLFKKNQEMVLNQLNLPSKRDISNVSKMIVQTEEKLDTLEEQVWSVSDSVSDTQTEVEEVIKVSKEVIKVTKQIKTELTKTKKQLAETTAMQTEIQELKAELAEMRQVNEDVQSIKKLLTDTNNLNEDTAVNGLVGTSASS
- a CDS encoding alpha/beta fold hydrolase produces the protein MTKTASIIPTIDIEKEWKRWNRFFNILNEPEPNVGQTPKQAIWKKNKSTLWYYPATEKKVEEPLFIVYSLFNKPFILDLTPETSIIKGLVDRGYDVYLLDWGEPSLEDKDLSLEDYIVDYLQNAVKRALRHSGAQEISMMGYCLGGTIAAMYAAIADEPIKNLMVAAVPIDFSVTAGPDTWMQALKDGRLSTDRLIDVYEMVPPQLVDAMFRSVSAPIYFSPYVTLFHRAYDERFVDKWRRLNKWTREHVPFTGAAFRQLANDLMKENKLVNGEFVVRGKKVDLANITTNLLVVSSANDHLIPEEQSLPFIDLVSSEDKTYKLVDAGHVSLALTGKFAALLDDWLSERSQPLQLV
- a CDS encoding alpha/beta fold hydrolase produces the protein MYETNVDQVTLHYDRLGSGEPLVLIHGLGEIKEGWQEQHCLADQFDLIIPELRGHGRSTTLDGISIENFAADILALLDHLNIESATICGLSMGGVVAQELYRQAPHRCRALILVSTFHYAPTLFGRWFYAYKKQRAKHFSAQQQKEFAAKTCLYSWKKEVVDRFFTFYNPNPEGYLKSLKACLTVDNRSLLKEVDVPTLVIGCQYDTLVPAWVQIHMHKLIPKSELIIFKDAGHIAKLEKTKEFNEAVRRFITKQQLPISS
- the phaQ gene encoding poly-beta-hydroxybutyrate-responsive repressor; translation: MAADKKKDSISPPKNFLLPFILLLLSKMSLHGYDLIQRLTTFGFHSLDQGNIYRMLRKMEKEELVCSEWDTTGPGPAKRLYSITEAGHTYLTSYASQLEQYQSMLDQFFTMYTSMLELYIPPLRNKEDKIEESNEDLRRNHDGTEKEEDR